AATTTGAAACTAAATACTATCCTATTGAACAATCATCTCCCCATGCAATGCTAGAACATTTAATGGATGCTAGGGGAATTAAACAATCTGATTTAGTAGGAATTATTGGTTCTAAAGGCGTGGTTTCTGAGGTTGTGAATAGAAAAAGAGCAATTAGTAAAGCTCAAGCAAAAGCTTTAGGAGAACTTTTTAATGTTTCTCTAGCATTGTTTATTTAATAATAAAACTCGCTATTATTTTCTCTAATCTGTCTAGTTGAAGCTAGTAATTTGTAATTGGCAATTGGCAATTGGTGATAAAATTCCTGTTTTCATCCTGGACATCCTGATTTTGAGAATATGAAGCAAAGAGTCGTTGGAAACTCACGATAGTAATTTAATTACTGAGTCTCCAAATCAATCTGCTGAAAGCCCTTAGTTATTTATTAATCAAGGCTTCTTCCTGTGGCAGAAATCCACCCGCTTGCATTTGCCATAATCTGTAATAAGCTCCACCCTTAGCCAATAACTTAGAGTGAGAACCATCTTCAATAATGCGACCATGATCAAATACCAAAATTCTGTCTAAATGCGCGATAGTAGATAAACGATGTGCCACCACAATTACCGTTTTTCCATTCATTGCTGTGTCTAGGGTATTTTGAATCGCTTTTTCCGTAATGGAATCAAGGCTAGAAGTTGCTTCATCTAAGATTAAGATAGGTGCATTTTTGAGGATAACGCGAGCGATCGCAATTCGTTGTCTTTGTCCCCCAGAAAGTTTAACACCACGTTCCCCCACCAAAGAATCATAACCCTCCCTCATCTGGGCAATAAAATCATCAGCATAAGCTTTCCGTGCTGCTTCTATCAGTTCCGCTTCTGAAGCTTCTAAACGTCCATAAAGAATATTTTCCAACAAAGTCCGATGGAACAGAGAAGGATCTTGAGGAATCAGGCTAATTTGCGAATGTAGGGCTTCCTGAGTCATATCTTTGATATCCACCCCATCAATTAATATTTGTCCCGATTGGGGGTCAAATAAACGCAAAATCAAATTTACAAAACTAGATTTTCCAGAACCAGAAAAACCCACCAATCCGACGCGCTCTCCTGGTTGAATGGTGACAGAGAGATTAGTGAATACAGTTTTCTCTGATGAGTAGCCAAAATGCACCTGCCGAAACTCAATACTACCTTTAGTGATGGCATGATCTATGGCATTATCCCGATCTATGATTTCATGGGGTTGAATAATAGTATTCACACCATTAGCTACATTACCAATATGTTCAAAAAATTCTAAAAACCGTTTGCTTAAATTGCGGGCTTCACTAATGATTAAAAGTGATAAACTGGTTGCAACAACGAAGTCAGCCGTAGCAATTTTTCCTTGACTCCAAAGAGAAAGTGAGTAATACAATGTGCCGATTTTCAGAACGGCTGCTGAGATAAACTGAAACCAGCGGATTCGTTCAGAATACCAGTTAGACTTTCTTACCTCTTTGAGTTCACTCTTTAATTGGTCATTCAAATAGCGGCGTTCAAAACCCAAACGAGCAAAAAGTCTGCTACTGGTGAGATTTGTCACCGAATCTACAATAATGCCAGTGGTTTCACTTCTAGCGCCGGCGGCTTTCCGGGCATAAATTCGGCAACGAGTCGCCAACCAGAAGGAAATACTGATAAACAAAACTGCCCAAATTCCCACAAATGCAGCTAGAGGAGGATAGGCACGATAGAGTAATGCCGTAGAAACGATATAGACGATAATTACTGGCATAAATTCAGTAATCATCATTTGCATGGTTTGGGTGACACCCAAAGAAGTTTCTGCAATACGATGGGCTAATGCTCCAGCAAAACTACTGCTAAGATAGCGATGGGAATGTTGTTGTAAATAGGCATATAGCGATCGCACAATATGCTGTCTGTGGATAGGATGGAGAATAGTTTGTAACAATCCCGCAGAACGTCCAAATACTACCTCACCTATACTTAAGGACGTGAACAGGATCAGGGGTTGTTTCAAGCTATCAAAAATGAGTTTGCTGTCTCCTGTAGAGCGTGTGACACTGCGGATCATTTCGCCGATCGCATAGGGTAACATAATCCCACAGGTGGCGTGTATGATTTCCAGAGACACCATTAACACATACCACCAGCGGAACTGATTAACGAAATGACAAATAAATTGGAAGGGAGTATCTGGTAATTCTGGCGCATTAGGAGCGCGTTGAAAAGATTTAGAAAGTTTGATTTTTTTCATCATTTTATCTGCTGTAAAAAATAAAAATAGACGGCTGGAACAACCGTCCGGTAAAGTTTAATAAAATCATCCAAAAGCCACCTAACGCAGAGAATCTCCCCTACGATATTCTGCGGTGATATCGTCTAATTTTTGTTTCAAATTGTCATCAAGTGTTACTTCCAAAGCCTTGAGACTGTCAAAAAGTTGTTCTGGACGACTAGCACCAATGATGGGGGCTGTAATAATCGGATTGGCCAGAACCCAAGCTAAAGCTAGAGTAGTGAGAGATAATCCTGCCAAATCCGCCACTGTACGTAATTCTTCCACAGTATTGAACTCACGGTCATGCCAATAACGCTCCTGATAACGTTCTGCGGCTGCACCCAATGTAAAACGAGTACCTGTGGTGGGTCCTTCAGTCAGATTATGTTTACCTGTCAGCAGTCCACCTGCTAAAGGATTGTAGGGAATTACAGCCTGTCCTTCTTCTTGCGCTAGGGGTAATAATTCTCGCTCAATTTCCCGGAATAAGAGATTATAGCGGGGTTGAATGGAGACAAAGCGAGTCAAATGACGGACATCTGCGCGACCTAAAGCGCGGGCTAGTCGGTAAGCTAAGAAATTGGAAACCCCGATATAGCGGACTTTACCAGCCCGAACTATTGTATCGAGTGCTTCTAGAGTTTCATCGAGGGGAGTTGAAGCATCATCAGAATGCAATTGATACAGGTCAACATAATCAGTTCCCAATCGTCTCAGGGAAGCATCAATGGCATCGAGAATATGTTTGCGTGAAGATCCCTGATCCCAAGGTGCAGAACCGACTTTACCGACGGCTTTAGTAGCAACAATAAAATGTTCGCGTTTGCCTTTTAACCAGCGGCCAATGATTTCCTCTGTTCGTCCAGCAGTGGGTAGTCCACCACCAAGGGGATAAACATCGGCTGTATCGAGAAAGTTGATTCCAGCTTCGGCTGCGGTATCGAGGATTTTTATAGAGGTTTCTTCATCGGTTTGTAGTCCGAAGGTCATTGTCCCGAGAACGAGTCGGGAAACGGTGAGTCCGGTTTGACCGAGTTTGGTGGTTGGTAATGTCATAGAATGTTAGTTGTAGAATTTTTATCTCACGCAGAGGCGCTCCAGGCACGGAGAAATAGAGATGCAAGAGTATGGTCTAAATATATGTACCAAATTAATTTGAAGCTGCATAAAATAAGATATCAATAATAATTGACCGCAGATAAACGCAGATGAACACAGATAAAGAGGGATAAATTTATTGATTTCATAATTCTGTGCAGCCTCATATAATATTTGGTATAAGGGTGTTGCTCTTACAATTCTCTGATTCAACTTACTACAGCCGGCTGGCGACTACTTTGTGAAACTAGCCATTGTTGCAATGTTGGGTTACTGTAAACTTCATCAGCAATAAAATGATCGCCTTGAGGCAATATAGTAAAATCTACTTTTGTTCCTGCTTCGCGTAGGGTATCAACAACATTTTGTGTACCCTCAATTGAAAGTTTTTCGTCTTTTGCACCTTGGAATATTTGGATGGAAATTTCTTTGAGTGCAGCTAGTTGGGTTGCTTCTAATGTTTGGGGTACACGACCTGATGTAGCTACCAAACCAGCAAAGCGTCCAGGATAGGAAGCGGCGATATGCCAAGCTCCAGCAGTGCCTAAGCTGAATCCAGATATGATCACACGGGATGGATCTATGGAATGGGTGGCAATGATATGATCAAGTAAAGCAATTACATCTTCGGCTCTATCTACCCAAGTTTGTCCTTCAGGAAGTTGAGGAGCAACAAAGACGTAGGGTAAGGATGCTGATGAATCTACGAAAAGAGGGAAACCCCATTTTAGTAAAACATTAATATCTGTTCCTCTGTCTTTTGCTCCATGCAGAAATAATACTAGAGGGGCGGGTTTATTGGTGTTAGCAGGGGAGAAAATATAAGGTAATGAACTATTGCTGGTGTCGTGGGATCTTTTTTCAACTGACATAGTTTTAAATCCTCAAATGTGGGTTCGCAAATACCTGACAATAAACATCTGGTGAAAATTAAATCTACATTTTCCAGAAGCCTTGTAAAGAAGTTAAGTGGAACGTCTACGATCTAATCTTCTCTCTTCTTAATTTCTCCGTGTCCTCTGTGCCTCTGTGGTTCGTTTTCTTCATTATCTATTGATGTAGAGACGTTCCATGGAACGTCTCTACCCTAGTGGTTTACAAGGTCATTTACACAGCTACTAATTCCTTTTCTACTGGTTGAGATTCGGTTTTAGGTAGTTTGGATTCTACTGCTGTACCTTTGAAGAAATCAGGGTTAGCTTGGGTGTAGAATTTATAAGGATTGCCGAATACATAAGCCTTGAAGTCATCTTCGGAAATCACGCCTTCTCTGACCAAATCCCAGCTTTCAGCTAAAGGTGCGGTAAGATCGGGTACATCCCAGTGACCAACATCGGAGGAGCATATTTGCCGATTTCAGGAAATTGCTCGGCTGGGTATTTATCAGCGATCGCCTTAATTGGACGTTTCACACCACCAGGAATAT
The DNA window shown above is from Anabaena sp. WA102 and carries:
- a CDS encoding PHB depolymerase family esterase; translation: MSVEKRSHDTSNSSLPYIFSPANTNKPAPLVLFLHGAKDRGTDINVLLKWGFPLFVDSSASLPYVFVAPQLPEGQTWVDRAEDVIALLDHIIATHSIDPSRVIISGFSLGTAGAWHIAASYPGRFAGLVATSGRVPQTLEATQLAALKEISIQIFQGAKDEKLSIEGTQNVVDTLREAGTKVDFTILPQGDHFIADEVYSNPTLQQWLVSQSSRQPAVVS
- a CDS encoding ABC transporter ATP-binding protein, coding for MMKKIKLSKSFQRAPNAPELPDTPFQFICHFVNQFRWWYVLMVSLEIIHATCGIMLPYAIGEMIRSVTRSTGDSKLIFDSLKQPLILFTSLSIGEVVFGRSAGLLQTILHPIHRQHIVRSLYAYLQQHSHRYLSSSFAGALAHRIAETSLGVTQTMQMMITEFMPVIIVYIVSTALLYRAYPPLAAFVGIWAVLFISISFWLATRCRIYARKAAGARSETTGIIVDSVTNLTSSRLFARLGFERRYLNDQLKSELKEVRKSNWYSERIRWFQFISAAVLKIGTLYYSLSLWSQGKIATADFVVATSLSLLIISEARNLSKRFLEFFEHIGNVANGVNTIIQPHEIIDRDNAIDHAITKGSIEFRQVHFGYSSEKTVFTNLSVTIQPGERVGLVGFSGSGKSSFVNLILRLFDPQSGQILIDGVDIKDMTQEALHSQISLIPQDPSLFHRTLLENILYGRLEASEAELIEAARKAYADDFIAQMREGYDSLVGERGVKLSGGQRQRIAIARVILKNAPILILDEATSSLDSITEKAIQNTLDTAMNGKTVIVVAHRLSTIAHLDRILVFDHGRIIEDGSHSKLLAKGGAYYRLWQMQAGGFLPQEEALINK
- a CDS encoding helix-turn-helix domain-containing protein, whose product is MTISLDKITYSQLLVEYQPKVITTEAEYDQALETVEKLMADQQRTPEQTAILQLLVTLIEEFETKYYPIEQSSPHAMLEHLMDARGIKQSDLVGIIGSKGVVSEVVNRKRAISKAQAKALGELFNVSLALFI
- a CDS encoding aldo/keto reductase, with amino-acid sequence MTLPTTKLGQTGLTVSRLVLGTMTFGLQTDEETSIKILDTAAEAGINFLDTADVYPLGGGLPTAGRTEEIIGRWLKGKREHFIVATKAVGKVGSAPWDQGSSRKHILDAIDASLRRLGTDYVDLYQLHSDDASTPLDETLEALDTIVRAGKVRYIGVSNFLAYRLARALGRADVRHLTRFVSIQPRYNLLFREIERELLPLAQEEGQAVIPYNPLAGGLLTGKHNLTEGPTTGTRFTLGAAAERYQERYWHDREFNTVEELRTVADLAGLSLTTLALAWVLANPIITAPIIGASRPEQLFDSLKALEVTLDDNLKQKLDDITAEYRRGDSLR